In Eublepharis macularius isolate TG4126 chromosome 4, MPM_Emac_v1.0, whole genome shotgun sequence, the following are encoded in one genomic region:
- the EHMT2 gene encoding histone-lysine N-methyltransferase EHMT2 isoform X2 has product MTRSGKEAGGMSPETGVVSAGSNTSPTPGNKGLPGHAAKTFPSSPSKAGGPSRAKMSLTGTSKSPTSIQSLAMRLLSMPGSRLPGDAVTPSAETPSPAPPSAPAQTPAPAAEEAKPKVHRARKTMSKPNTGQVPEKRVSEMLHFRVSDDLRSIEEPEEPAKRRKYDYMTDAMHKRMPLSLQRSSPRATTEITVTEEMTAPATASQEDRTHEWETEVGDDFSLYYDSYSVDGHIDSDSKSDAAEEHMSEEEEEEEEEEEEEEEEEEEEDEDEDDDEDEDDEESGNLSDRSAASSSKRKARKRWRNDSPWVKPSRKRKRKEPHPKDTRGLNGGPSATQSEYTEVPLGCLELPSEGALSPNNAGVSNETSSLETERFEELPLCSCRMEAPTIERLSQQAGNQCMATESADGELSGCSSSILKRETMRPSSRVPLMVLCEAHRARMVKHHCCPGCGYFCTAGTFLECHPDFRVAHRFHKACVSQLNGMIFCPHCGEDASEAQEITIAKADTSTPVPVPPSHGQGASESTGRADTTQPSARMRGGSSIEPSMEDAPGLGGPGIDSAGPRLMLPNGAVLSAQGLPSGSGREQLERALVVQESERRKKLRFHPRQLYLSVKQGELQKVVLMLLDSLDPNFQTEQQSKRFPLHAAAQKGFMEICHVLLQAGANINTVDKLRRTPLMEAVANNHVELARYLVRRGGCVYTKEDDGSTCLHHAAKNGNVEMVSLLLSTGQVDVNAQDSGGWTPIIWAAEHKHIEVIRMLLTRGADVTLTDNEENICLHWASFTGSAEIAEVLLNAQCDLHAVNFHGDTPLHIAARESYHDCVLLFLSRGADTEVRNKEGDSPVDLTLENSEVWFALQLNRKIRQGILNRSVRTERIISRDVARGYENVPIPCVNAVDDEPCPEDYKYISENCETSTMNIDRNITHLQHCTCQDDCSSSNCLCGQLSIRCWYDKDGRLLQEFNKIEPPLIFECNQACSCWRNCKNRVVQSGIKVRLQLYRTAKMGWGVRALQTIPQGTFICEYVGELISDAEADVREDDSYLFDLDNKDGEVYCIDARYYGNVSRFINHLCDPNIIPVRVFMLHQDLRFPRIAFFSSRDIRTGEELGFDYGDRFWDIKSKYFTCQCGSEKCKHSAEAIALEQSRLARLEAHQDLLPDAGGLPAVQA; this is encoded by the exons gCCATGCGGCCAAAACTTTCCCATCATCCCCCAGCAAAGCGGGCGGGCCCAGCCGAGCAAAGATGTCCCTCACTGGAACCAGCAAGTCCCCAACATCCATCCAGAGTTTGGCTATGCGCCTGTTGAGTATGCCTGGGTCACGGTTGCCCGGGGATGCCGTAACTCCCTCAGCAGAAACTCCATCACCAGCTCCACCGTCTGCTCCAGCTCAgactccagccccagcagccgAGGAGGCCAAACCCAAGGTTCACCGGGCACGGAAAACCATGTCTAAGCCCAACACTGGGCAG GTCCCTGAGAAGAGAGTTTCTGAAATGCTGCATTTTCGAGTCTCAGATGACCTGAGGAGCATCGAGGAGCCAG AGGAACCTGCCAAGCGCCGGAAGTATGACTACATGACCGATGCAATGCACAAGAGAATGCCTTTGTCTCTCCAGCGATCAAGTCCTAGAGCCACTACCGAG ATCACAGTGACGGAAGAGATGACCGCCCCAGCCACTGCCTCTCAGGAGGACAGAACTCACGAGTGGGAGACAGAAGTGGGGGATGACTTCAGCCTCTACTATGACAGCTATTCTGTGGATGGGCACATTGATTCAGACAGCAAG TCTGATGCTGCAGAGGAGCACATgagtgaagaggaggaggaggaagaagaggaggaagaggaagaagaagaagaggaggaggaagaagatgaagatgaggatgatgatgaagatgaggaTGATGAAGAATCGGGTAACCTCTCTGACAGG AGTGCTGCGTCCAGCTCCAAGCGAAAGGCCAGAAAGCGCTGgcggaatgacagcccctgggttaAGCCATCCCGTAAACGCAAGCGGAAAGAGCCACACCCCAAGGACACCAGAG GACTTAATGGTGGCCCTTCAGCCACTCAGAGCGAGTACACAGAAGTTCCCCTTGGCTGTCTGGAGCTGCCCAGTGAAGGGGCACTCTCCCCCAACAACGCTG GGGTGTCCAACGAGACCAGTTCACTGGAGACAGAGCGCTTTGAAGAACTGCCCCTCTGCTCCTGCCGCATGGAAGCCCCAACCATTGAACGCCTCAGCCAGCAGGCCGGAAATCAGTGCATGGCGACAGAAAGCGCAGATGGGGAG CTtagcggctgcagcagcagcatcttGAAGCGGGAGACGATGCGTCCCTCAAGCCGGGTTCCCCTCATGGTCTTGTGTGAGGCACATCGAGCCAGGATGGTGAAACACCACTGCTGTCCTGGTTGTGGCTACTTCTGCACTGCG GGCACTTTTCTGGAATGCCACCCTGATTTTCGGGTGGCTCACCGCTTCCACAAGGCCTGCGTGTCCCAGCTCAACGGCATGATCTTCTGCCCACACTGTGGGGAAGATGCTTCTGAGGCCCAGGAGATCACTATAGCCAAGGCAGACACCTCCACTCCAGTCCCTGTTCCACCGTCGCATGGGCAGGGAGCCTCCGAGTCCACAGGCCGTGCTGACACTACccagcccag TGCTCGGATGAGAGGGGGTTCAAGCATAGAGCCCTCCATGGAAGATGCGCCAGGTCTTGGTGGCCCAGGAATTGACAGTGCCGGTCCACGTCTGATGCTGCCTAATGGAGCAGTGCTGTCTGCACAGGGCCTGCCTTCAGGTTCTGGGCGTGAGCAACTGGAGCGTGCTCTGGTGGTACAGGAATCTGAGCG GCGCAAGAAGCTGCGATTCCACCCTCGGCAGCTGTATCTCTCTGTTAAGCAAGGAGAACTCCAGAAAGTGGTGCTGATGTTGT TGGACAGCTTGGACCCTAATTTCCAGACTGAACAGCAGAGCAAACGGTTCCCACTGCATGCTGCAGCACAGAAAGGATTCATGGAAATCTGTCACGTTCTTCTGCAG GCTGGTGCTAACATAAACACAGTGGACAAGCTACGCCGGACACCGCTCATGGAAGCGGTCGCGAACAACCATGTAGAGCTAGCCCGTTACTTGGTCAGAAGAGGCGGTTGTGTTTACACCAAG GAAGATGATGGATCTACATGTCTCCATCATGCAGCAAAGAACGGCAACGTTGAGATGGTCAGCTTGCTGCTCTCCACAGGGCAAGTGGATGTCAATGCTCAG GATAGCGGGGGGTGGACCCCCATTATTTGGGCTGCAGAGCACAAGCACATCGAGGTGATTCGCATGCTGCTCACTCGGGGAGCCGACGTCACCTTGACAGACAAC GAAGAGAACATTTGCTTGCACTGGGCCTCCTTCACAGGAAGTGCAGAGATTGCCGAAGTCCTGTTGAATGCACAGTGTGATCTCCACGCGGTCAACTTCCATGGAGACACACCCCTGCACATAGCTGCCCGGGAGAGCTACCACGATTGTGTCCT CCTGTTCCTGTCACGAGGGGCTGACACTGAAGTGCGGAACAAAGAAGGGGACTCCCCTGTGGACCTGACTTTGGAAAATTCAGAGGTGTGGTTTGCCCTCCAGCTCAACCGCAAGATCCGCCAGGGCATCCTTAACCGCTCCGTGCGCACAGAACGCATCATCAGCAG GGACGTGGCCCGTGGCTATGAAAATGTGCCTATCCCCTGCGTCAACGCAGTGGATGATGAGCCGTGCCCGGAAGATTACAAATACATCTCAGAAAACTGCGAGACCTCCACCATGAACATTGATCGCAACATCACCCACTTACAG CATTGCACCTGCCAGGACGACTGTTCTTCCAGCAACTGTCTTTGTGGGCAGCTCAGCATTCGCTGCTGGTATGACAAG GATGGGCGTTTGCTGCAAGAGTTCAACAAGATTGAGCCGCCCCTGATCTTCGAATGTAATCAGGCCTGCAGCTGCTGGAGGAACTGCAAGAACCGCGTAGTGCAGAGCGGCATCAA GGTCCGTTTACAGCTGTACCGCACAGCAAAAATGGGATGGGGTGTCCGAGCCTTGCAGACCATCCCACAGGGAACGTTTATATGCGA GTACGTGGGGGAGCTTATTTCTGATGCAGAAGCTGATGTAAGGGAAGATGACTCCTACCTCTTCGATCTAGATAATAAG GATGGTGAGGTGTACTGCATCGACGCACGCTACTACGGCAACGTCAGCCGCTTCATCAACCACTTGTGTGACCCCAACATCATCCCCGTGCGCGTGTTCATGCTGCACCAAGACCTGCGTTTCCCCCGTATCGCCTTCTTCAGCAGCCGAGACATCCGGACTGGTGAAGAATTGGG